In Musa acuminata AAA Group cultivar baxijiao chromosome BXJ2-10, Cavendish_Baxijiao_AAA, whole genome shotgun sequence, a genomic segment contains:
- the LOC135624980 gene encoding BOI-related E3 ubiquitin-protein ligase 1-like, which translates to MAVRAQYPANAFSPDFRYRARSGALDDPLMMQEPRDLLQLHGNNLGTGEQQRQILNNAGVFSDRQSELTCNASGCRKRSREESMVLPGLHNPALSTLFRYPNATAVPVKPTAAQTFSVGLPHSRSIESGATSTSGRHVSSSHAAPPPPCDLVSLLFQQNTEIDALVRLQNERLRTGLEEARKRHCRALLTVLEQQVAKRLMEKEAELLMATRRNAELEEKVRQLSEEIQIWFAMAKNNETIVCNLRTNLEQVLLQGASGAAGRGGHDDSEGGGFPADDAQSCCFEFDAAAAPAADSEVATWRRSCKACGERDVSILLLPCRHLCLCKDCETKADACPVCGSAKNAYLQVFMC; encoded by the exons ATGGCCGTGCGAGCCCAGTATCCCGCCAACGCCTTCTCCCCCGATTTCCGCTACCG AGCAAGGAGCGGTGCGCTGGATGACCCTCTGATGATGCAAGAGCCTCGCGATCTCCTGCAACTCCATGGCAACAACCTTGGCACAG GGGAGCAGCAGCGACAAATCTTGAACAACGCGGGGGTGTTCAGCGACCGCCAGAGCGAGCTCACGTGCAATGCCTCAGGGTGCAGGAAGCGGTCGCGGGAGGAGTCCATGGTGCTGCCTGGTCTGCACAACCCTGCCCTCTCGACGCTGTTCCGGTACCCTAACGCGACGGCGGTCCCGGTGAAGCCCACTGCCGCCCAGACTTTCTCCGTCGGACTCCCCCATAGCCGGTCAATCGAGTCCGGCGCTACTTCTACCAGCGGTCGGCACGTTTCGTCGTCGCATGCCGCCCCCCCTCCCCCTTGCGATCTCGTCTCCCTTCTCTTTCAACAGAATACGGAAATCGACGCCCTCGTCCGCTTGCAG AACGAGAGGCTGCGGACTGGATTAGAGGAGGCGCGCAAGAGGCATTGCCGGGCACTTCTTACGGTGTTGGAGCAGCAGGTGGCGAAGCGCTTGATGGAGAAGGAAGCCGAGTTACTGATGGCGACGCGACGGAACGCAGAGTTGGAGGAGAAGGTGCGGCAGTTGAGCGAAGAGATCCAGATATGGTTCGCCATGGCCAAGAACAACGAAACCATCGTGTGCAACCTGCGGACGAACCTGGAACAGGTCCTACTCCAGGGCGCGTCCGGGGCCGCAGGCCGCGGTGGTCACGACGACAGCGAGGGCGGTGGCTTCCCGGCCGACGACGCCCAGTCGTGCTGCTTCGAGTTCGACGCTGCCGCGGCTCCGGCGGCGGATTCGGAGGTCGCCACGTGGCGGAGGTCCTGCAAGGCATGCGGGGAGCGGGACGTCTCCATCCTGCTCCTCCCCTGCCGGCACCTTTGCCTCTGCAAAGACTGCGAGACCAAGGCCGACGCGTGCCCCGTCTGCGGTTCCGCCAAGAACGCCTACCTCCAAGTCTTCATGTGCTGA
- the LOC135624979 gene encoding WD repeat-containing protein LWD1-like codes for MGRSGGAVEVGERGGTPDRRSSEGDGEDEQQKQQRSEIYTYEAPWHIYAMNWSVRRDKKYRLAIGSLLEGYGNLMEIVQLDEATGEIRSDPALSFEHPYPPTKAMFVPDRDCLRPDLLATSADFLRIWRVADDSSRVELRALLNGNRNSEFCGPLTSFDWNDAEPRRIGTSSIDTTCTVWDIDREAVDTQLIAHDKEVYDIAWGGVGVFASVSADGSVRVFDLRDKEHSTIIYESAEPPGAPLVRLGWNKQDPRYMATIIMDSAKVVVLDIRFPTLPVVELHRHQASVNAIAWAPHSSCHICTAGDDSQALIWDLSSMGSDQQPAASTAAAEGGLDPILAYTAGAEIEQLQWSSSQPDWVAIAFSTKLQILRV; via the coding sequence ATGGGGCGAAGCGGCGGCGCCGTGGAGGTTGGGGAGCGCGGAGGGACACCGGATCGCCGGTCTTCGGAGGGGGACGGGGAGGATgagcagcagaagcagcagcgGTCGGAGATCTACACCTACGAGGCGCCGTGGCACATCTACGCCATGAACTGGAGCGTGCGGCGGGACAAGAAGTACCGGCTGGCGATCGGCAGCCTGCTTGAGGGCTACGGTAACCTGATGGAGATCGTGCAGCTGGACGAGGCCACGGGGGAAATCCGCTCCGACCCGGCCCTCTCATTCGAGCACCCCTACCCCCCCACCAAGGCCATGTTCGTCCCCGACCGCGACTGCCTCCGCCCGGACCTCCTCGCCACCTCAGCCGACTTCCTCCGCATCTGGCGCGTCGCCGACGACTCCTCCCGTGTCGAGCTCCGCGCCCTCCTCAACGGCAACCGCAACTCCGAGTTCTGCGGCCCCCTCACCTCCTTCGACTGGAACGACGCCGAGCCCCGTCGCATTGGCACCTCCTCCATCGACACCACCTGCACTGTCTGGGACATCGACCGCGAGGCCGTCGACACCCAGCTCATCGCCCACGACAAGGAGGTCTACGACATCGCCTGGGGCGGCGTTGGCGTCTTCGCTTCCGTTTCCGCCGATGGCTCCGTCCGCGTCTTTGACCTCCGCGACAAGGAGCACTCTACCATCATCTACGAGTCCGCGGAACCCCCCGGTGCACCACTCGTCCGCCTCGGATGGAACAAGCAGGACCCCCGCTACATGGCCACCATCATCATGGACAGCGCCAAGGTCGTCGTGCTCGACATCCGCTTTCCTACTTTGCCCGTCGTCGAGCTCCACCGCCACCAGGCCAGCGTCAATGCCATCGCCTGGGCTCCCCATTCCTCGTGCCACATCTGCACCGCCGGCGACGACTCCCAGGCCCTCATCTGGGACCTTTCATCCATGGGCAGCGACCAGCAGCCTGCTGCCTCCACCGCCGCTGCCGAGGGCGGTCTTGACCCCATACTGGCCTACACCGCTGGGGCCGAGATCGAGCAGCTGCAGTGGTCCTCCTCCCAGCCGGACTGGGTGGCCATTGCCTTCTCCACGAAGCTTCAGATACTTAGGGTTTGA